From Halalkalicoccus sp. CG83, one genomic window encodes:
- a CDS encoding trimeric intracellular cation channel family protein, with the protein MSDAFALMNVIGLLAFAIVGSLKGAEADLDLFGVVVLGVLTALGGGTVRDTLVGQVPLALRATTDVLVVLLGVGLALVVIRSFGDLRDHPIVLIPDAVGLAAFAATGASVGYEAGLTPFGIVVLAALTAVGGGSLCDLLLVRVPVVLREGFYATPAVIGGVAFWIAVSIGISIGLATIGCAGLVLALRLLALRRGWGLPTV; encoded by the coding sequence ATGAGCGACGCTTTCGCGCTGATGAACGTGATCGGCCTGCTCGCGTTCGCCATCGTCGGATCGCTCAAGGGTGCGGAAGCCGACCTCGATCTGTTCGGCGTCGTCGTTCTCGGGGTTCTGACCGCGCTCGGCGGGGGGACCGTCCGAGATACCCTCGTCGGTCAGGTCCCGCTCGCGCTCCGCGCGACGACCGACGTGCTGGTAGTGCTTCTGGGCGTCGGCCTCGCGCTCGTCGTCATCCGATCGTTCGGCGATCTGCGTGATCACCCGATCGTGTTGATTCCCGACGCGGTCGGACTCGCGGCCTTCGCGGCGACCGGCGCGTCCGTCGGCTACGAGGCCGGCCTCACCCCGTTCGGGATCGTCGTCCTCGCCGCGCTGACCGCCGTCGGCGGTGGGAGTCTCTGTGATCTCCTCCTCGTTCGTGTGCCGGTCGTCCTCCGTGAGGGTTTCTATGCGACCCCTGCCGTGATCGGCGGGGTAGCCTTCTGGATCGCCGTTTCCATCGGTATCTCGATCGGTCTCGCGACGATCGGCTGTGCCGGACTCGTCCTCGCGCTTCGCCTGCTCGCGCTGCGTCGTGGATGGGGATTGCCGACGGTGTAG
- a CDS encoding CPBP family intramembrane glutamic endopeptidase translates to MAEWATFVGLTGVVCVLLLALAHLSRTVVEPRDERTETPDPEITPGALLANVALSQGLFAAVLLAAAWYTEIPPAALGIGTDAGTSGLGAVGIGLGLGLALYLASEAGGALADRLGFTYDERLRGLLAPRSAGGWAVLLGLVLPVIAAFEEFLFRAALIGAVAAGYGVSPWLLAIVSSVLFALGHGAQGRTGVVVTGLLGFVLAAAFVLTGSLLVVVIAHYVVNALEFVVHEGLGIDWAG, encoded by the coding sequence GTGGCGGAGTGGGCGACGTTCGTCGGGTTGACGGGCGTCGTATGCGTTCTCCTTCTCGCGCTCGCACACCTCTCCCGGACGGTCGTCGAGCCACGTGACGAACGGACGGAGACCCCGGACCCGGAGATCACCCCCGGAGCGCTCCTCGCGAACGTCGCGCTCTCACAGGGGCTGTTCGCCGCCGTGTTGCTCGCTGCCGCCTGGTATACGGAGATCCCGCCCGCCGCGCTGGGGATCGGGACGGACGCGGGCACGAGCGGACTCGGGGCCGTCGGGATCGGCCTCGGCCTCGGACTCGCGTTGTACCTCGCGAGCGAGGCGGGCGGAGCGCTCGCCGACCGTCTGGGATTCACCTACGACGAACGCCTCCGGGGACTGCTCGCACCCCGCTCCGCGGGCGGGTGGGCGGTGCTGCTCGGCCTCGTGCTCCCGGTCATCGCCGCCTTTGAGGAGTTCCTCTTCCGAGCGGCGCTGATCGGTGCCGTGGCGGCGGGCTACGGCGTCTCGCCCTGGCTGCTGGCGATCGTCTCGTCGGTCCTCTTCGCGCTCGGCCACGGCGCGCAGGGCCGAACGGGAGTCGTCGTCACGGGCCTGTTGGGGTTCGTCCTCGCGGCGGCGTTCGTCCTCACGGGGAGCCTGCTGGTCGTCGTGATCGCCCATTACGTCGTGAACGCCCTGGAGTTCGTCGTCCACGAGGGGTTGGGGATCGACTGGGCGGGGTAA
- a CDS encoding SAM hydrolase/SAM-dependent halogenase family protein codes for MITLASDFGTPYPAAMKGVILSRIDARLVDIAHDFPRQDPRTAAFWLREILPWFPPAVHLAVIDPGVGTDRAALVVRAGEGALVGPDNGVLLPAARRLGEPEVLAIDPSDETFPDIGGEGSTFDGRDVFAPAAAEIHEAGVDTLEELEWLSPVEDEEYVDLEFPEPEIRESEAIGEVLVLDGFGNAITNVPGSVLEGRFGTEVAVNGTAVPAERSYAHVDPGERLVTVGSHGNVELAANASRGDEAFGVEPGSEVRIDF; via the coding sequence ATGATCACGCTCGCTTCGGACTTCGGCACGCCGTATCCGGCGGCGATGAAGGGCGTGATCCTCTCGCGAATCGACGCCCGGCTCGTCGATATCGCCCACGACTTCCCTCGCCAGGACCCCCGTACCGCGGCGTTCTGGTTGCGCGAGATCCTGCCCTGGTTCCCGCCCGCAGTCCACCTCGCGGTGATCGACCCCGGCGTCGGCACCGACCGCGCGGCGCTGGTCGTTCGAGCGGGCGAGGGTGCGCTCGTCGGCCCCGACAACGGCGTGCTCCTCCCGGCGGCCCGCCGTCTAGGGGAGCCCGAGGTCCTCGCGATCGACCCCTCGGACGAGACGTTCCCCGACATCGGCGGGGAGGGAAGCACGTTCGACGGCCGGGACGTCTTCGCGCCCGCGGCCGCCGAGATCCACGAGGCCGGGGTCGACACCCTCGAGGAACTCGAGTGGCTCTCGCCCGTCGAGGACGAGGAGTACGTCGACCTCGAGTTCCCCGAGCCCGAGATCCGCGAGAGCGAGGCCATCGGCGAGGTGCTCGTGCTCGACGGCTTCGGCAACGCGATCACCAACGTTCCCGGGAGCGTGCTGGAGGGCCGGTTCGGCACCGAGGTGGCGGTCAACGGCACCGCCGTCCCCGCCGAACGGAGCTACGCACACGTCGACCCCGGCGAGCGTCTCGTGACGGTCGGGAGCCACGGCAACGTGGAGCTCGCGGCCAACGCGAGCCGCGGCGACGAGGCGTTCGGCGTCGAACCCGGCTCGGAGGTTCGGATCGACTTCTGA
- the lonB gene encoding ATP-dependent protease LonB codes for MSNERDTGEPPYEDGVNESSDAGPEPDVGDGSEPESEDDALGSDVDVGFEAEIDEENEDDLLGGLKIDSTEDIEVPDKLVDQVIGQDHAQEVARKAAKQRRHMLMIGSPGTGKSMLAKAMSQLLPNEDLQDVLVYHNPDDGNEPKIRTVPAGKGEQIVEAHKEEARKRNTMRTILMWLIIIVILGYSLFIGNILLGIIAAAIIYLAFKYANRGSDAMVPNLLINNADNTTAPFEDVTGAHAGALLGDVRHDPFQSGGMETPSHDRVEAGGIHKSHRGVLFIDEINTLDVRSQQHLMTAIQEGEFAITGQSERSSGAMVQTEPVPTDFIMVAAGNRDALENMHPALRSRIKGYGYEVFFDDTIEDEPEMRRKYARFIAQEVENDGRLPHFTREAIEEVILEAKRRSGRKGHLTLQLRNLGGLIRVAGDLARAEGTEYTTRDHVLAAKKRSRSIEQQLADTFIERYSDYDMTMNEGGVVGRVNGLAVMGDDSGIVKPIMAEVTQGHGEVIATGKLQEIAQESVQNVSAIIKKFTNKDINEMDVHIQFLQSYEGVEGDSASISIATAVISALEEIPVAQNVAMTGSLSVRGDVLPVGGVTHKIEAAAKSGIDTVIIPKSNEQDVMIEDEYKDEVEVIPVSHISEVLDIALVGEPEKDGLVDRLKNITTALDRDRQVPSGSPTPQ; via the coding sequence ATGAGCAACGAGAGAGACACCGGCGAACCCCCCTACGAGGACGGGGTGAACGAGTCTTCGGACGCGGGGCCCGAGCCCGACGTCGGCGACGGCTCCGAGCCGGAGTCGGAGGACGACGCGCTCGGCAGTGACGTCGACGTCGGCTTCGAGGCCGAGATCGACGAGGAGAACGAGGACGACCTCCTCGGCGGGCTCAAGATCGACTCCACCGAGGACATCGAGGTCCCCGACAAGCTGGTCGATCAGGTGATCGGCCAGGACCACGCCCAGGAGGTCGCCCGCAAGGCCGCAAAGCAACGACGCCACATGCTGATGATCGGCTCGCCCGGGACGGGTAAGTCGATGCTGGCGAAGGCGATGAGCCAGCTGCTGCCCAACGAGGATCTCCAGGACGTCCTCGTCTACCACAACCCCGACGACGGCAACGAGCCGAAGATCAGGACCGTGCCCGCGGGCAAGGGCGAACAGATCGTCGAGGCCCACAAGGAGGAGGCCCGCAAGCGCAACACGATGCGGACCATCCTCATGTGGCTGATCATCATCGTGATCCTCGGCTACTCGCTGTTCATCGGGAACATCCTACTGGGGATCATCGCCGCCGCGATCATCTACCTCGCATTCAAGTACGCGAACCGCGGCAGCGACGCGATGGTCCCGAACCTCCTGATCAACAACGCCGACAACACCACCGCGCCCTTCGAGGACGTCACCGGCGCCCACGCCGGCGCGCTGCTCGGCGACGTCCGCCACGACCCGTTCCAGTCGGGCGGCATGGAGACGCCGAGTCACGACCGCGTCGAGGCCGGCGGGATCCACAAGTCCCACCGCGGCGTGCTGTTCATCGACGAGATCAACACGCTCGACGTCCGTTCCCAACAGCACCTGATGACGGCGATCCAGGAGGGCGAGTTCGCCATCACCGGCCAGAGCGAGCGCTCCTCGGGTGCGATGGTCCAGACCGAGCCCGTCCCGACGGACTTCATCATGGTCGCGGCGGGCAACCGCGACGCCCTGGAGAACATGCACCCCGCGCTCCGCTCGCGGATCAAGGGCTACGGCTACGAGGTGTTCTTCGACGACACCATCGAGGACGAGCCGGAGATGCGCCGCAAGTACGCCCGGTTCATCGCCCAGGAGGTCGAGAACGACGGCCGCCTGCCCCACTTCACCCGCGAGGCGATCGAGGAGGTCATCCTCGAGGCCAAGCGACGCTCCGGCCGGAAGGGCCACTTGACGCTTCAGCTGCGTAACCTCGGCGGGCTCATCCGCGTCGCGGGCGACCTCGCGCGAGCGGAGGGCACGGAGTACACGACCCGCGATCACGTGCTCGCGGCGAAGAAGCGCTCGCGCTCGATCGAACAGCAGCTCGCCGACACGTTCATCGAGCGCTACAGCGACTACGACATGACGATGAACGAGGGCGGCGTCGTCGGCCGGGTCAACGGACTGGCGGTGATGGGCGACGATTCGGGTATCGTCAAGCCCATCATGGCCGAGGTGACCCAGGGCCACGGCGAGGTAATTGCAACAGGAAAGCTCCAGGAGATCGCCCAGGAGTCGGTCCAGAACGTCTCCGCGATCATCAAGAAGTTCACCAACAAGGACATCAACGAGATGGACGTCCACATCCAGTTCCTTCAGTCCTACGAGGGCGTGGAGGGCGACTCGGCGTCGATCTCGATCGCCACCGCGGTGATCAGCGCCCTCGAGGAGATCCCGGTCGCCCAGAACGTCGCGATGACCGGTTCGCTCTCCGTTCGGGGCGACGTCCTCCCGGTCGGCGGGGTCACCCACAAGATCGAGGCCGCCGCGAAGTCCGGCATCGACACCGTGATCATCCCCAAGTCGAACGAGCAGGACGTGATGATCGAGGACGAGTACAAGGACGAGGTCGAGGTCATCCCCGTCTCGCACATCAGCGAGGTGCTCGACATCGCGCTGGTCGGCGAACCGGAGAAGGACGGGCTGGTCGACCGCCTGAAGAACATCACGACCGCGCTGGATCGCGACCGGCAGGTCCCGAGCGGCAGTCCCACGCCCCAGTAA
- a CDS encoding cold-shock protein, with translation MANGKVDFFNDTGGYGFISTEDADDDVFFHMEDVGGPDLEEGQDIEFDIEQAPKGPRATNVVRA, from the coding sequence ATGGCAAACGGAAAGGTTGATTTCTTCAACGACACTGGCGGCTACGGATTTATTTCCACTGAGGATGCGGACGATGACGTTTTCTTCCACATGGAGGACGTCGGCGGCCCGGACCTCGAGGAAGGACAGGACATCGAGTTCGATATCGAACAGGCTCCCAAGGGCCCCCGAGCGACGAACGTCGTTCGCGCGTAA
- a CDS encoding MFS transporter, with product MTRSAGRRSYLALVLGSASYACLLFVWFLLPAFLTPVIDDLGLTGWQAGVLVGAVPLTYIPLSLISGLAIDRIGPRWGIGVGLLVFGAAGAARGFATGFPTMLVLTLLVGVGATGITFGLPKLVAALFLEDRVGSASTVYVLGSYAGSASAFAIGRPVLGPALGGWRPTFVRSGLAVIAFALVWFLGTRRIDPRDADDGRAFSLGSLREDAARVLSNRSMALLVAIGTAYLLVSHGLQGWLVTLFESRGVRPALAGLTTTVLVAGQVVGALSIPPLSDRHSARRPAVVLAGLLVTAGTTTLLVSDSTLAPAAVGIVAVGIGLGGIGPLLRAIPVELEGIGPGLTATAVGFVFAVGEIGGFLGPFLVGSLRDATGSFVPGLAAIALAGLAIAAAGWQMTGIDS from the coding sequence GTGACGCGTTCCGCGGGCCGACGGAGCTACCTCGCGCTCGTCCTCGGGAGCGCGAGCTACGCCTGTCTGTTGTTCGTCTGGTTCCTGCTCCCGGCGTTTCTCACGCCGGTCATCGACGACCTCGGCCTCACGGGCTGGCAGGCCGGCGTGCTCGTCGGGGCCGTTCCCCTCACCTACATCCCGCTCTCGCTGATCAGCGGGCTCGCGATCGACCGGATCGGTCCCCGCTGGGGAATCGGCGTCGGCCTGCTGGTCTTCGGCGCCGCGGGCGCCGCCCGCGGGTTTGCGACCGGCTTTCCGACGATGCTCGTACTGACGCTGTTGGTGGGGGTGGGCGCGACCGGCATCACGTTCGGGCTTCCCAAACTCGTCGCGGCGCTCTTTCTCGAGGACAGGGTGGGCTCCGCCTCGACGGTCTACGTGCTCGGATCGTACGCGGGATCGGCGTCGGCGTTCGCGATCGGCCGGCCCGTTCTGGGACCGGCGCTGGGCGGCTGGCGGCCCACCTTCGTCCGCAGCGGCCTCGCCGTCATCGCGTTCGCGCTCGTCTGGTTCCTCGGGACGAGACGCATCGACCCCCGCGACGCGGACGACGGACGGGCCTTCTCGCTCGGTTCGCTGCGCGAGGACGCCGCTCGGGTGCTCTCGAACCGCTCGATGGCGCTGCTCGTGGCGATCGGGACGGCCTACCTGCTCGTGAGCCACGGCCTGCAGGGCTGGCTCGTGACGCTCTTCGAGTCCCGCGGCGTCCGTCCCGCGCTCGCCGGACTCACCACCACGGTGCTCGTCGCCGGACAGGTCGTCGGCGCGCTCTCGATTCCACCCCTGTCGGATCGACACTCGGCGCGCCGGCCGGCGGTCGTCCTCGCGGGGTTGCTCGTGACCGCCGGGACGACGACCCTGCTGGTGTCTGACTCCACGCTCGCGCCCGCGGCCGTCGGCATCGTCGCCGTCGGGATCGGTCTCGGCGGGATCGGGCCGCTGTTGCGCGCGATCCCGGTCGAACTGGAGGGGATCGGTCCCGGTCTCACTGCGACGGCGGTCGGGTTCGTCTTCGCCGTCGGCGAGATCGGCGGTTTTCTGGGGCCGTTTCTCGTCGGCTCGCTTCGCGACGCGACCGGCTCGTTCGTCCCCGGGCTGGCGGCGATCGCGCTGGCGGGACTGGCGATCGCCGCCGCGGGCTGGCAGATGACCGGGATCGACTCGTAA
- a CDS encoding DUF5789 family protein — protein MADTKNTRDKQADDEERRQRERELQEARDRADEPEPIDSESNDQLGDLDEELENHDYPTTTDELISAHGDHEVETQGGSKTIREVLASIDDELYNSADDVRNRIQGLISR, from the coding sequence ATGGCAGATACCAAAAACACACGAGATAAGCAAGCGGATGACGAAGAGCGACGCCAACGAGAACGGGAACTTCAGGAGGCGCGTGACCGCGCCGACGAACCCGAACCGATAGACTCCGAATCCAACGATCAGCTCGGCGACCTGGATGAAGAGCTCGAAAATCACGACTATCCGACGACCACCGACGAACTCATCAGCGCCCACGGCGACCATGAAGTCGAAACACAGGGCGGGTCGAAAACCATTAGAGAAGTGCTTGCTTCGATCGACGATGAACTATACAACTCCGCCGACGACGTTCGAAACCGAATACAGGGACTGATATCCCGTTGA
- a CDS encoding SDR family oxidoreductase, which produces MTHQDAREKAEEIEPQEQDRRPGVEGEMQPSAEFIRDDYRGSGKMDGTVAIVTGGDSGIGRAAAVHFAREGADVAVVYLEEEEDAAETAEMIEAEGQDCLTIEGDVRDSAFCQAVVEEVAEEFGGVNVLVNNAATQVVKSDLAEITDEQWEETFATNVHGYFYMARAVLPHLDDGDAIINTTSINAYVGKATLVDYSSTKGAIVAFTRSLSQQVASEGIRVNQVAPGPIWTPLIPATIGQYDPEMVEEFGTDVPMGRPGQPSELGPAYVYLACEDSSYMTGQTLHLNGGSVVNG; this is translated from the coding sequence ATGACGCATCAGGACGCGCGCGAGAAGGCCGAAGAGATCGAGCCACAGGAACAGGACCGACGCCCGGGCGTCGAGGGCGAGATGCAGCCCTCGGCCGAGTTCATCCGCGACGACTACCGGGGAAGCGGAAAGATGGACGGGACGGTCGCGATCGTGACGGGCGGGGACAGCGGCATCGGGCGGGCCGCCGCGGTGCACTTCGCCCGGGAGGGCGCCGACGTCGCCGTCGTCTATCTCGAGGAGGAGGAGGACGCGGCGGAGACGGCCGAGATGATCGAGGCGGAGGGACAAGACTGCCTGACGATCGAGGGAGACGTCCGCGACAGCGCGTTCTGTCAGGCCGTCGTCGAGGAGGTCGCCGAGGAGTTCGGCGGCGTGAACGTCCTGGTCAACAACGCGGCGACGCAGGTCGTCAAGAGCGATCTCGCGGAGATCACCGACGAGCAGTGGGAGGAGACGTTCGCCACCAACGTCCACGGCTACTTCTACATGGCGCGGGCGGTGCTGCCGCACCTGGACGACGGCGACGCGATCATCAACACGACCTCGATCAACGCCTACGTCGGCAAGGCCACGCTGGTCGACTACTCCTCGACGAAGGGCGCGATCGTCGCCTTTACGCGCTCGCTCTCCCAGCAGGTCGCGAGCGAGGGCATCCGGGTCAATCAGGTCGCGCCGGGGCCGATCTGGACGCCGCTGATCCCGGCGACGATCGGCCAGTACGACCCCGAGATGGTCGAGGAGTTCGGCACCGACGTCCCGATGGGACGTCCGGGCCAGCCCAGCGAACTGGGCCCGGCGTACGTCTACCTCGCCTGCGAGGACTCCTCGTACATGACCGGCCAGACGCTGCATCTCAACGGCGGATCGGTCGTCAACGGCTGA
- a CDS encoding nicotinamide-nucleotide adenylyltransferase: MRRGFYIGRFQPYHNGHHRMVDRIANEVDELVLGIGSAGDSHSRHDPFTAGERIMMLTKSLVDYDIVTYAVPIEDLDRNSVWVSHVQSMSPDFEVAYSNNPLVIQLFSEAGVEVRQSPMFNREELEGTEVRERMIEDQNWEKLVPDPVVEVVRETNGIERLQRVSETDTNGTE; this comes from the coding sequence ATGAGGCGGGGCTTCTACATCGGCCGGTTCCAGCCGTACCACAACGGCCACCACCGCATGGTCGACCGGATCGCGAACGAGGTCGACGAGCTCGTCCTCGGGATCGGCAGCGCGGGCGACTCCCACTCGAGACACGATCCGTTCACCGCCGGCGAGCGCATCATGATGCTCACCAAGTCGCTGGTCGACTACGATATCGTGACCTACGCCGTTCCCATCGAGGACCTCGATCGAAACTCGGTCTGGGTCAGCCACGTCCAGAGCATGAGCCCGGACTTCGAGGTCGCGTACTCGAACAACCCGCTCGTGATCCAGCTGTTCAGCGAGGCCGGCGTCGAGGTGCGCCAGTCGCCGATGTTCAACCGCGAGGAGCTCGAGGGTACCGAGGTACGCGAGCGCATGATCGAGGATCAGAACTGGGAGAAGCTGGTCCCCGATCCCGTCGTGGAGGTCGTCCGCGAGACCAACGGCATCGAACGACTCCAGCGGGTCAGCGAGACCGACACGAACGGAACAGAATGA